The Streptomyces aurantiacus genome includes a region encoding these proteins:
- a CDS encoding LacI family DNA-binding transcriptional regulator has product MVQIPKTSAPASPAPRSVPTSADVARLAGVSRATVSYVLNNTSAVRISEPTRRRVHEAAEELGYVPHAAARSLRAGHSRMVLMPAPDVPVGPLYSQFFNELQWALSRLEYTVVQYGGLGLQGDEAARAWAELRPVAVLAPGGGLGPRGVSVLKRSGARAVVTLGPESVEGAHALIMDHHGVGRSAGTHLLARGYRRVGVLVPEDPGLEIFSRPRFDGVRQALAGTDATVTEVPLAYDEKAAADLATRWRSLGLDAVFAYNDEFAMLLMRALQDEGIGIPDETAVIGADDLMLGRLLRPRLSTVHIELPSGRELAEMVDRAVREPVAVPGTHEVLGAKVVHRESS; this is encoded by the coding sequence ATGGTGCAGATACCGAAAACATCCGCCCCTGCGTCGCCCGCGCCGCGCTCAGTGCCGACGAGCGCCGATGTGGCCCGCCTGGCGGGTGTCTCGCGCGCGACCGTCTCCTACGTCCTCAACAACACCAGCGCCGTACGGATCAGCGAGCCCACCCGCCGCCGCGTCCACGAGGCGGCCGAGGAACTCGGGTACGTGCCGCACGCCGCGGCCCGCAGCCTGCGCGCCGGGCACAGCCGCATGGTCCTGATGCCCGCCCCGGACGTGCCCGTGGGCCCGCTCTACAGCCAGTTCTTCAACGAACTCCAGTGGGCGCTCAGCCGCCTCGAATACACCGTCGTGCAGTACGGCGGCCTCGGCCTCCAGGGCGACGAGGCGGCCCGCGCCTGGGCCGAGCTGCGACCGGTCGCCGTACTGGCGCCCGGCGGCGGACTCGGTCCCCGGGGGGTGTCCGTCCTCAAGCGCTCCGGCGCCCGGGCCGTCGTCACCCTCGGCCCCGAATCCGTCGAGGGCGCACACGCGCTGATCATGGACCACCACGGGGTCGGCCGGAGCGCCGGCACACACCTGCTCGCCCGGGGCTACCGCCGCGTCGGGGTCCTGGTACCGGAGGACCCCGGCCTGGAGATCTTCTCCAGGCCCCGGTTCGACGGCGTACGGCAGGCCCTGGCCGGCACGGACGCGACGGTGACCGAGGTGCCGCTCGCCTACGACGAGAAGGCCGCGGCCGACCTGGCCACGCGCTGGCGGTCCCTCGGCCTGGACGCCGTCTTCGCGTACAACGACGAGTTCGCGATGCTGCTGATGCGCGCGCTGCAGGACGAGGGCATCGGCATACCGGACGAGACGGCCGTCATCGGCGCCGACGACCTGATGCTCGGCCGGCTGCTGCGTCCGCGGCTGAGCACGGTCCACATCGAGCTCCCCTCCGGACGCGAACTCGCCGAGATGGTCGACCGGGCGGTGCGCGAGCCCGTCGCGGTGCCCGGGACGCATGAGGTACTGGGAGCGAAGGTCGTGCACCGCGAATCGAGCTGA
- a CDS encoding TetR/AcrR family transcriptional regulator gives MSASLPPLPVSQEPTDGPVLLELTSGADEPCLRADAARNRARLLEAATRLVAEHGAAGVTMEAVAAAASVGKGTVFRRFGDRTGLLMALLDHSAKQLQAAFLSGPPPLGPGAPPVDRLRAFGLAVLRQTADHLELQMAAQPEGARRFSNPPHRLLSGHVTLLLRQAVPGADSVLLAQTLMSCLDPALIHHLTKEREMPPERLEAGWIDLVARVTCTELPQ, from the coding sequence ATGTCCGCCTCCCTGCCGCCCCTTCCCGTGTCCCAGGAGCCGACCGACGGGCCGGTCCTGCTGGAGCTCACCTCCGGGGCCGACGAGCCCTGCCTGCGTGCCGACGCGGCGCGCAACCGTGCCCGGCTGCTGGAAGCGGCCACGCGCCTGGTCGCGGAGCACGGCGCGGCGGGCGTGACGATGGAGGCGGTGGCCGCCGCGGCCTCGGTCGGCAAGGGAACCGTCTTCCGGCGCTTCGGAGACCGGACCGGCCTGCTCATGGCACTGCTGGACCACTCCGCCAAACAGCTCCAGGCCGCCTTCCTCAGCGGGCCGCCGCCGCTGGGGCCAGGGGCGCCGCCGGTCGACAGGCTCCGTGCGTTCGGTCTGGCCGTGCTGCGCCAGACCGCCGATCATCTGGAACTCCAGATGGCGGCGCAGCCGGAGGGAGCCCGACGCTTCTCCAACCCGCCCCACCGTTTACTGTCCGGTCACGTCACCCTGCTGCTGCGCCAGGCGGTGCCCGGCGCCGACAGCGTCCTCCTCGCCCAGACCCTGATGAGCTGTCTCGACCCGGCCCTGATCCACCACCTGACCAAGGAGCGCGAGATGCCGCCGGAGCGCCTGGAGGCGGGATGGATCGACCTGGTCGCACGCGTGACGTGTACGGAACTTCCCCAGTAG
- a CDS encoding NADPH-dependent FMN reductase, translated as MSVRILALVGSLRAGSHNRQLAEAAVKLAPQGAEVELFEGLAEIPFYNEDIDVEGSVPASAARLREVAAGADALLLFSPEYNGTIPAVLKNAIDWLSRPFGASALNDKPLAVVGTAYGQFGGVWAQDEARKAAGIAGAKVLEDIKLSIPGSVVRFAETHPVDDTEVAAQLTEVIGQIRGLTTEPVTA; from the coding sequence ATGTCTGTTCGCATCCTCGCGCTCGTCGGCAGCCTCCGCGCCGGCTCCCACAACCGCCAGCTCGCCGAGGCCGCTGTCAAGCTCGCGCCGCAGGGCGCGGAGGTCGAGCTGTTCGAGGGCCTGGCCGAGATCCCCTTCTACAACGAGGACATCGACGTCGAGGGCAGCGTCCCCGCCTCCGCGGCCCGTCTGCGTGAGGTCGCGGCCGGCGCCGACGCACTGCTGCTCTTCTCGCCCGAGTACAACGGCACCATCCCCGCCGTCCTGAAGAACGCCATCGACTGGCTGTCCCGCCCGTTCGGTGCGAGCGCCCTGAACGACAAGCCGCTCGCCGTGGTCGGCACCGCCTACGGCCAGTTCGGCGGAGTCTGGGCGCAGGACGAGGCCCGCAAGGCCGCCGGTATCGCCGGCGCCAAGGTTCTCGAGGACATCAAGCTCTCCATCCCCGGCTCGGTCGTCCGCTTCGCCGAGACGCACCCCGTCGACGACACCGAGGTCGCCGCCCAGCTGACCGAGGTCATCGGGCAGATCCGCGGCCTGACGACCGAGCCCGTCACCGCCTGA
- a CDS encoding HAD family hydrolase — translation MSTSAPAHTAPPKLVATDLDGTLLRSDGTVSERTAAALVAAEAAGIRLALVTGRPPRSLPVLHEDIGRHFAITANGAAVYAPDGTAVRLSPFPAAPLAALVARVRAAVPGVSFAFEYERDFSHEPDYPAWSYGESAVELIGTAEELLARSAGRPVFKILARHPALSLRDFHVRARLAAGADAETTHSTGLALVEFSAPGVTKASALMAWSAELGLRPDDIAAFGDMPNDLPMLGVVGRPYAMANADPEVKRAARFHTTSNDEDGVARVLEQFVAARTRRRPA, via the coding sequence ATGTCCACGTCCGCCCCCGCCCACACCGCGCCGCCGAAGCTCGTGGCCACCGACCTGGACGGGACGCTGCTGCGCAGCGACGGGACGGTGTCCGAGCGGACGGCGGCCGCGCTCGTGGCGGCCGAAGCGGCCGGCATCCGTCTCGCGCTCGTGACCGGCCGTCCCCCGCGCAGCCTTCCGGTGCTGCACGAGGACATCGGACGCCACTTCGCGATCACCGCCAACGGCGCTGCCGTTTACGCCCCCGACGGCACGGCCGTTCGGTTGTCGCCGTTCCCCGCGGCCCCGCTCGCCGCACTCGTGGCACGCGTGCGCGCGGCGGTCCCCGGCGTGTCCTTCGCCTTCGAGTACGAGCGGGACTTCAGCCACGAACCGGACTACCCGGCCTGGTCGTACGGGGAGTCGGCGGTCGAACTGATCGGTACCGCCGAGGAGTTGCTCGCGCGCTCCGCCGGTCGTCCCGTCTTCAAGATCCTCGCCCGCCATCCGGCGCTGTCACTGCGCGACTTCCACGTGCGGGCACGGCTCGCGGCGGGCGCCGACGCCGAGACCACGCACTCCACGGGGCTGGCGCTGGTCGAGTTCAGCGCCCCGGGCGTCACCAAGGCCAGCGCGCTGATGGCGTGGAGTGCCGAACTCGGCCTGCGCCCGGACGACATCGCCGCGTTCGGGGACATGCCCAACGACCTGCCCATGCTCGGGGTGGTGGGCCGCCCGTACGCCATGGCGAACGCCGACCCCGAGGTCAAACGGGCCGCGCGGTTCCACACCACCTCGAACGACGAGGACGGTGTGGCCCGGGTGCTGGAGCAGTTCGTCGCCGCACGGACCCGCCGCCGTCCCGCGTAG